CCTTACACTACTAACGCCGTATTTACCTCCACAGTACAAGATActgtagtgcagtgattttccacctttttcagctcatggcaaacggacaaggcactaaaattgtcaaggcacaccattagttttttgaccattgacaaggcacaccatgctgctggtagggagcTTAActtcccccaattgccctactaataaatgaccctctccaaagtcctgcagcacacttgaacaccagtgtgccatggcacagtggttgaaaatctctgctgcaGTGTACGCCATCATTTGACACAGCATTACTCTTGCTCATTACTAAAATCTTCTCTGTTCATATCAAACTGTCTCAGCTAATGCTTTGATCCTGGCATCAGGACagtttgccaagtcttccactgGACAGACACACCACACAGCCTGTTATGGTAGTCTGGCAGCCAATTGCGCTTCCAGGAATATACACAGCAAAGAAATtacagcatgcacacacacatatatgggaAGCAGCAGAAACTGTTATCAGAGGAACCCTTATGGGTGTGGCTCCAGAGAAactaaataacaaaaaaaaaaaaaaaaacaaggaaaaaaatgtgttgaTTTGCTCACAGCTACAGTTTTACAATGTTGGCAGCTGGTTGAACTGTTGGATTTGTTCCTTTTTAGTTCTATCTTTATTTGTGTTCTTTGGTCATTTTTAAGCCAGGTAATTTTATGCTTGCCTggattgttttttattattaaaagcagTCACAGGCATTCACAAGAGTGAAATGGCCAGATATAAATGCACAAACATCGATAATAAACAGTACCAAGCCttaaatacatacatttttgGAGTAGCACAACCACCATTTCGAAGACAATCCATGTACCTTAAGCAAGCAACATGATTTTTAGGGCAAACGCTTTGTGTTACAATAAACTGGTCTCCCTGTTACCTTCTAGGTATCTTATTGCAAAGATGAGTAGCAAAAGGAGAAGAGCCTTCAACAATGTGTAAGGAGGTAGGACCTCTTCCCCTTGAGTGAGAGCAGAATATTCCAGATTCAAACACTAGTGTGTCCAGGAAGGACTGGGAAATAGTCATCTGAAATAGCTGCTACAAggcagcttagggcacaatcctaaccaattttccagcactgacttagccgcaatgtagcccccaaggtaaggtaataagcatgtccttaccttgaggaggtcccccttgactgcttccgcaatgcaggatgcagtgcacaccacactggcacagctatgtcggtgctggaaagttggttaggattgggcccttaactggaCCAATGATCTAACTCAgagcttcccaaaccttttagcaccaggactcactttttaaaatgacaatctattgcaacTCActagaccagagagagagagtgagagagagagagagaattttatttattaatttttattaataataaatattaaataaataataatcggGGTCCTGTGGTCCCGAGGCTGCCAGAGACCTTATgtatagatgtgtgtgtgtgtgtgttagacatttgctagactttccCTAGAAATGGATTCCAAGGACTGTTTCTACACTATGGACTATCCAAGGACTgttcctacaccatggcttcctcatgaggaagctgcttgaaccattcactagtgaggctatactatatctctaaaactagacgtgataggacaaaacggatgccgtttttggaactggcaccccaaattcatatcaaaccaccttaaagtttggggaaaaatttttctgcccctcaattttgtaggtctgtgtaatcATTCCAGGATACCTAGAAGGCTGaattggagagcaagatgtgcagttagacTTCCAGACCAAACAAAAGACTGAAACCAGGTTCACATATGATCTACAGCATGCTATTtgctagagaaaattggaaaatgtgacatgtgaatttgggggtatgaaaagtacctcataccacaggttggCTTTCTAGCTAACAATTTTCTCTTGCAAGGGcgcttgcaatttttttaaacgTTTCAGAAACTCTTAAGCTCTAGGCCTCCAGGTGCCATCactagggcctaggagaggaagggggtaatttgtacctgggcccaaggtcaaaaagggtgcccaggaaccaaaggatggggcccagaaatttcctggaatcttatctTTTCCtaagacttgttgcctgcacgagATGCTGGGAAGGTTATCACAAGTGTGCGGCTGCAGCttctgggccaaggaatgcatacatgacacaccttaacacagtgtcaaatctggaagaaactggcctgctacagtaactctttggcttgtggatctgcttaacaccgtggttttcaaactggtgggtcacttcccttagggatgcaatccttaggattgcttccctgcccttgcccctttcCCATAAatacttactgagggagtaaagctctctcaaagtttgagaactactggaaggagtgtataggagctcagggacacggcTGTTGGACTACAGCTGGTACAGCACTGGACgctttccattctagcgtgagaccaaatacgatggtgctaattttctgccacgattttctctatttaaaaggttttagagagacttaggagtgtgtttggttttccgtattactgtatttagctgctgatgccacgtgggtgggtagacctgggctccaaggacttttccaattgccttcccccccccattctgcttgcccatcaccaccctcccctgctctgttccaccccttcccctctttgcaAAGaggaccaaaagaaactttgcaccccctgataaaatttgtcCCGGGGGGGGAGGCCCCctggccatccccacatcctgtggcaaggagttccacaggctaatgttTTCTTGAGTCTGTTCTCCCAACGCAGCCTTTCCCGGGCAGCCGGTGCAGGGTCAGGTCCCTGCGGCTGGAGCGGGGAGAATGGGGTTAATTCCCGGACACCAGCCATTCCAGGGGCGGGGCGCGCGCGCAGAGCCTCACcactttgggcagctgctggtAGAAGCGGCGCGCCGGCTCCGGCTCCTCCGTGGCCGCAGACATGGCTGGGAGTGGAAGGCAGCCAACGGGCTCAGCCGATCGCGACCATCTGCCTCTCTTGCGTCTCTGCGCTGCAGCCGTGACGCAGGCGAAGGGCGCTGCCTGCACTGGCCACGCCGATTCGCCAGCGCAGCCTCTGCAAGCTCAGCTAGGCTGACTCCCAAGCAAGCCCCCGGCTCAGGGCGCCTGGCTGCCAGGGCAGGGGGCAGCAGCTCCACCGCGGGGCACCCGCCACGTGGAAGAGGGCATGCGCTGGGAGAGCACCAGCTGCAAGTACCCTGATtccaaaggagaaaaggggggggggagttagtgGGAGGGGTGTCAAGGAGGGACCAGGGAGGATCCAGggtttgtattggggggggggcataagcaCTACCTTAAAACCCATTTCCGCCCTGCACAAAAGTGTGCACAtgtgcaacattggacagaaatggcttaactcctGAGCCCAGGTCCatcaggcgggtagacctgggctcccggttgaACTTGTGGCCTCTGCAGCTGAGGTTTGCTGCgtgggtagagctgggctccagcctggacttggagcccagatctacctgccaggtagacctgggctcccatgcCGCCTGCCCTCTGGAGTGGCCTCTTCCAggtcggtagacctgggctccctgttgaaatggcctctgtggccaaggtttgctgggtggacttggggcccagatctacctgccagggcTCCCGACCTGGGCTCCCATGCCGACTGCCCTCTGGAGTGGCCTCTTCCAggtcggtagacctgggctccctgttgaaatggcctctgtggccaaggtttgctgggtggacttggggcccagatctacctgccagggctcccgacctgggctcccattctgcctctaacaggcaggtagacctggtcttCCAGCTATGCTTGGActgctccccatcctggtgggtgTCCTTCCCTATTGGCGCAACAGTTTGGGGGGCATgtttccatgcccccccccttggatccacccctggcaGGAGCACATCTGACATCTTGAGACCTTGGAAAACCATTGTTGAGCAGACTGGAGAGATGGGCTAGTGGCCAGCTTCCTGTGGACTGCTATCCATGCCAGGGGCTGCTGAAACAGTCTttaaaggtgccacaagactctttggcCCAAGTATGATGTACCTCTGCACTCCCTATTATgagccctggtgagatcagaaaagatcCCAGAAACCTTtgagcccccttctttggcttcttGGCCCTGGGATAGATACAccccctacacccccccccccatgggtgcctccccatctgctgcctgaggcatctgcctCAGTCGagctcatggataggccagccttgCAACAACCTCTGatggtgttaccctgcacatgcctgatctcatctgatcttgcaagctaagcagggacaggcctggttagtacttggatgggagactgcctgggaataccgggtgctgtaggcttataccatagtctttcgagactgaaggttgccaacctgttgACATTCCAAGAGGCTCTCTATATTGGAGAGACAAGGTCCCTCAGAGGTGCATGCagtttgcatgtagaagatccccAGCTTAATCTCTGGTTTGTCAAGCTAAAAGGATGTCAAGTTGAGGAGCTACAAACAAGCTGCTTTCTATCACCTTCTGCCAATCCAGGTAGACAGGTCAAGGGCCATATGGGGTATCTGCATATAGAGTGACATTTGGGTGATCTTGAAGGATACCCTTTCTCAGCCTAAGCCTAACCCTGTGTTTTCTCCAATTTCAATGTGGTTGTACTGCCTAATGCTACATTCAGTTGACAGGCATAATTCACAGAGATGAGAAGATAACCTGAgcttggactgtaccactttaggCCTCACATAGGGGCTCCACATTTAATAACTATAAAGATATACCCAATCTACACATGACAGAGGGAGCAAGGGAGGTAGCATGCCAGCTACTCTTCCAGCTCAGATTGCAGGTGGAGAGTTGCATCTTTCAGTCCTCCATGCCACACACATCTTGCTTGTAAGCAAACCTTACATTTCTGGGTCTGCACAAGAGGGTCTGCATGAGACCTTGCCTCTATTTTGCTCATTTCCTACATGCAACAAGGATTTCTTTTGCATGGAAGATTCTAAAATATGGCACCACCTCCATGTGCACGTACACATAGTCTGAAGCAGAAGAGTCCAGAATTTTATCCAACTTCCTACCTCACTCTGTGTAATATGCAGATTGGGCTTACTCATTTTCAGCATACAAAAACAataaggaaaagggggggggaacaagcaTGACGaatgaaaatattatttattaagaGTCCATCATATTAAACTGAATAGAAGGTTCAACTTCTGCATTTATCTGTCCATCACAAAACTGGTGAATGCCCAAGTCCTACAAAAGCCAGAGTATCTTGCTATGTAACAtacaccgtgtgtgtgtgtgtgtgtgtgtgtgtgtgtgtgtgtactgtatcACACACACTCAAAATTAGAAAGCAAAGAACTGAAGGATATGGGAACAAAATGAAAGTCTTAATGTTTGTTGGAATTACTTATCTGGTGCTAGAAAGATGCATCATTTATAGATTAAGTCTCCCCTTTCTACAAGATCCACATGCAAAATTTACTCTCATCAACAGAGCAAACAGAGCAGTACATCCTATTCCAATGAACTGGTGCCATCTTATTCACTAGCTATTATAATTAGCCTATCTTCATTTTTGCTATATTGAGGAGCACAGTCTTCATGAGGACAGCCTGAATACAAGACCCAATTCCTGCACATGGGCATTTGGAACATGCTTAAAAGTATGAAAATGTGACTATTTGAAACATTGCAGGCAAGCACAATTGCAAATGCAGGCACTTGCCTCTGGAGTGTCAAACATACAGACTAATGACCTGCAATACCCATTTCAaaatcttccttttcaaatccagggactgGGAGGTGGGGTAGTGGTGCTAGGTGGATGGGCCAAGAGAGGCCATTGGTCCCTGCCAGTCTACCACCTGAAGCAACTTCCTTaggttggcctcatgaatgggccggtgCAGATTTGTCTGAACAGATTCCAGGCTGTAGAAAGGTGACTGCATGAATTTATTCAGGAACAGAAGATACACAGATTCAAGTATCTAAATCTTAAAATGGCTCTCAATGTCAGAAGTCTAGGTGAAGACCACCTCTCAAGTCATCCATCAGTTCAATATTTAAGAACCTGAGCAGCAATGGGATACGTCACAACATTTCAGCAGagacaggttttttaaaaaaaaatcctttccaatCTTGCTTGGAATAAAATTAAAGCTGATAGGCCAGCAAACAAGTGCACATGAGATACAGCTTAGATGAGCATCAACTCCATGGAGAAGTCTGTTCAAAGGGCCTGGAGTTAGGACATTTTTATGCGTATGAAAAAAAATAGTCCTGTAGGCATGAGAGAGAATTTTGCCAGCTTATCCGTGAGCTTGAATTAGTTTACATCTGTCTGTGAAGCAGTTCAGCGCATTGGTTGTGCAACTTAAGCTGTTTTTTCATAGAAAAATAAGGTACATTTGAAGACCAAAGGAAAAAACTTCAGGAAAGCATAGTTCAATAATCATTTTACCTTAAGTTAAAGGTAGGCTAAGTACAGATACTGTACGTTAAATATATGTCTGCATGGCATGGAACAAGTGCTCCTCGGTCTCTTTTGCAAGTCCAGTTTGTGTGTTTCTCCGTGCTGGTCCTTCTCTGATGTCTCTTTTGTGTTGATGGTTAGATGTAGAGTGAGCCGTCGGCAGGGCCCACGTAGCCAACTCCAATGAGTAGCACATCTATCAGGGTCCAGATTCCGAGGCCACCAAAGCTGAAGAGTTTCCCTAGACCCTCTCGCCACTGTCCCAAGTAGAAACGATCTGCTCCAAAACCACCCAGTGTGATGCTGCAGAGACAAGGACATGTTAAATCTGGGCATCCTCTATTAAAACTACAGCAAGGCTACTAAATTCACATGTAAATGACACACTTCAGACTGCTGAGTATCCCTGATCTGAACTGCTTGGGttaggaaggtgtctggatttcagatctgtctagattttggaataattgcataaacaCAATGAGAAATTTCTCCTCTTGCTTTTTACATTATTATCCATAAGGGTGTCTGCTGGCTTCTTAGACATTTTTCAAAACTATCTGTACAGGTACGCACCACAGAgcatagaacttacagcctgcaCTTGCACTGTAATGAGTGCATACACATGGGAATGAGCgtaagaccttctagtgttcatacTGCAGAAAGTTTTTAAAGTCTTAAAAAGATGATGATTGTTAGattagcaattttcagccactgtgctgcagaACATTGATGTGCTATGGATGGCCCGCagatgtgctgcgggagtttggaggaggaaatAATTTGCCTTTTAGTCAGCTAAAGATTTCTATCAGCTGACAGGGTCAAATGTTCCAGATATGCAAGAAACCCAGAAAAATGAGCATCGGAGACATCCTCCCTACCTTAAAGCCAATGCTGTGGACCATTTATAACCTCCAGTCCAGTTGCAGTAAAGCATCTTGGGAAAGGTACGATTACCTTAAAATAACAGACATTTTAATGTTCAACCCATGAGCACAATAGTGAAAGAACACACTGACACTCAAAGCACAAGCTTTCCAATCACTTTCCCTACTGGCCAAACGGGTAACCAAAACAATCAAAAGCCAGGCTGGAGCACCACCACTAAGGAGGTGCATAAATCTTTCTTTTCAGAAGATACATCCAGCACTGACTAGAAGCAAATATGGAGGTGCCCAACTAAGGATGAGAAGCTTTCGCAGAAATTCTGCAGGTGCCGTTGGTTATCATCACTTGCAAGTAAGATGCAGTGGTTACAGGGTAATGACACAAACCCTAAACATACAGGAAGATTAAAAAACTTCATTTAGCCTAATGCCAAATGACCATATTAGTACCATCCAATTGCACCTCTGgattctaggacaggggtgcccaaaccccggccctgcggccacttgctgccctcaatgcggccctcagggagcccccagtctccaatgagcctctggccctccagagatttgttggagcccacactggcctgatgcaactgctctcagtgtgagggtgactctcgcgtgagctgtgggatgagggctccctccactgcttgttgtttcacgtctgtgatgcagtagtggcagtaaaggaaaggacagccttgctttgtgcaaggccttttataggccttgagctattgcaagaccttcattcattcatataagttcatctttaatatattcatttatgtaaacttatgtaaatttattcaaattttaaatgcaaattaattctttttcttccctggtccccgacacagtgtcagagagacgatgtggcccacctgccaaaaactttgaacgcCCCTGTTCTAGCATGTGAGGAAACTACATGTAGCTGGCCATGCTGCTGGAAGCACTGTTTCCCCACGTACGGTAAATCACACATTGATCTGTCACTGATCCCTCACTAGATCACACACTGATCTAGTCAGCTCATGACAGTGCTTGGGCTCATGTGTGCAGGCCACCCGCTTTGATTCTATCTAGTTCACAGCAGATAGTGATTTGTTTACATAGCTATGCATCTAAGCCCAGGATCCCAAACCTCTTCCAAGTCTGCATGTTCCTGCTACAAAATATCTGCCATTCATGCAAAGAAGGCAATATGTCAAAAATGTTGCAAGATCTCTTATTTGGGAGAATGTTGTGCTTCTGAACACATTTAGCGAACAAACCCAAAGACATACCCAAGGGGGGGGCCATGAGTAGCCTAGCCACACCGATCAAGACTTTGTACCAATTTGTTAATTCTTTCAGAACAAATCTCTTAACTTTAGCAGTCATTCCAATTCCCAGATACATAAAGGAACTGTAGTTACAGAGAAGCCCAGTGCTCCAGatcaaactctctctctcaaaacaaaaaactgcatgCAATTGTAAGCCTTTCATATATGTGTGCACACTGATGGCATGATATCAAGACACCTATGGCTTACCGAGACAATGAATATGATCCCGCACAGTGCAATTTGCACTGTATCGCTCTCGTGGACAAGAGACTGTCTTGCAGTTTGTTGGGTTGGAACAAACGTAATCTGATGGAGGCAACTGCCAACAAAACTGGCAAGTCATGTTGACCATAAAGATTTCCGGACGATTGTTTTGCTGATCCTGTACAGGAATTGGAAACCAGCCTCTAAGAAATAACTCATTGGAAAGATGCATCTCTAAGTACTTAACAAATCATATACAATACACTTTAGATAATGAAATGTCTAGCTTTCTTCCTTATGAGTTGCATGACCCAACAGAAATTAAAGATACTTAAGCCACTTCTATCCCATGCTGCATATACGCAAGAGGGCCCAAATATGTACACccatgggctgggcagaaaggggttaatAAGATTACAGGAgagacaattttaaaaaatctcagctATTCTGGCTGAATCAAAGGTGGCCAAATGGGTAACTGCACAACCTGTTGGAATCACCCATTCAATGTTCCCAATACTTTGATGGCACCTCTCTTCCAGACCTTACAATTCTATCCAGACACAGCCGTTTAAAAAGCATCTTTGTGGGGAATCCAAAGGGGCATGTTTTTTAATAAAATTTGCATAGTGCTTTCAGAGTGTGAAAAATGCTTCATATGTACTAAACTGATGAAATCTTTACCTCAACCCAACAAAAATATCACCTGCATATTGAGGCTGAGAGGTAGAAGGATGCCTTAGGCCACCTAGCAAATTCATGACAGATGTAATATTCAAGTGAGgaaaagtcctgatttgcagacAGGGATGGGAGGAGAGAAGCACTATTGCTAAGTGGaacagcagctgctttgcatacagaagattgCACACAAGATTAATCCtcggcatctccaggtagggtagaGAAAGATCCCTGTCCGAAACCCTGGAGAAGCATTGCCAGAGTAGACAATACTAATCTGATGaaccaacagtctgactcagtGTCAGACAGATTCTGACATTCCTAGTATTGTAAGGAATTGCAATaccacagcaacaacaacagagaTGGTTATGCCACCATCTCTAGTCCAGCCAGAAAGCAGCTCAGTAGACTGTCCTGTTTATCTGTACCCAGG
The DNA window shown above is from Tiliqua scincoides isolate rTilSci1 chromosome 8, rTilSci1.hap2, whole genome shotgun sequence and carries:
- the TM2D3 gene encoding TM2 domain-containing protein 3 isoform X1, coding for MAALAVAGLRALKGMCRVALFLSQLCVLSGRGSLSLEHSQLAKSPVIHTNKHIPASNVPDFNSSEATALPSYVTQCPSNGLCIRLPPECMTCKTNYSCIYGKPAAFECQARPQVHCVDQQNNRPEIFMVNMTCQFCWQLPPSDYVCSNPTNCKTVSCPRERYSANCTVRDHIHCLGNRTFPKMLYCNWTGGYKWSTALALSITLGGFGADRFYLGQWREGLGKLFSFGGLGIWTLIDVLLIGVGYVGPADGSLYI
- the TM2D3 gene encoding TM2 domain-containing protein 3 isoform X2, which gives rise to MAALAVAGLRALKGMCRVALFLSQLCVLSGRGSLSLEHSQLAKSPVIHTNKHIPASNVPEATALPSYVTQCPSNGLCIRLPPECMTCKTNYSCIYGKPAAFECQARPQVHCVDQQNNRPEIFMVNMTCQFCWQLPPSDYVCSNPTNCKTVSCPRERYSANCTVRDHIHCLGNRTFPKMLYCNWTGGYKWSTALALSITLGGFGADRFYLGQWREGLGKLFSFGGLGIWTLIDVLLIGVGYVGPADGSLYI